From a region of the Zea mays cultivar B73 unplaced genomic scaffold, Zm-B73-REFERENCE-NAM-5.0 scaffold_179, whole genome shotgun sequence genome:
- the LOC118473945 gene encoding uncharacterized protein, translated as MVTLENLRRIYGHVVERATLARDLLAPAAGQLSGNLHSRCILAQQLDLSFPEKDDDLRADLEKFGAIEAIALCRHLFMAVIVFRDEASVPVAFRRQEEISSGLYSAVPPPHLALSTSFIHPNSIKVNLYSNTSTASSGDSTAKHSTEPTTTEAATSIGQSMMPLWMESRPATVFQNYLGDGSRFVPSRRSQIYGPTLGADGRLWMEGFNIVQCGNYAQSVPTAIPVAQVPQLRYQSEDELAARRTRSHITISSSVGSPINPLQRSPIRATPLRVGSYPRSTEVSVCTAVNIGSAFPAIMITTRK; from the exons ATGGTGACCCTAGAAAACCTACGCCGCATATATGGCCATGTCGTGGAGAGGGCGACCCTGGCGCGCGACCTCCTGGCCCCCGCCGCCGGCCAACTCTCCGGCAATCTGCACAGCCGTTGTATTCTGGCCCAGCAACTCGACCTGTCCTTCCCCGAGAAAGACGACGACTTGCGTGCCGATCTGGAGAAGTTCGGCGCCATTGAGGCGATCGCTTTATGCCGACACCTGTTCATGGCGGTGATTGTCTTCAGGGACGAAGCGAGCGTGCCGGTCGCTTTCCGGAGGCAAGAGGAAATATCATCTGGGCTGTACAGCGCCGTCCCGCCTCCCCACCTTGCGCTCTCCAcgagttttattcatccaaacagTATCAAG GTTAATTTGTACTCCAACACATCAACTGCGTCGTCTGGAGATTCAACTGCAAAACATAGCACGGAGCCAACTACTACAGAGGCAGCAACAAGCATCGGACAATCAATGATGCCGCTATGGATGGAATCGAGGCCAGCGACTGTGTTCCAAAACTACCTTGGCGATGGCAGTCGGTTCGTGCCATCAAGGAGGTCACAGATTTATGGGCCAACACTGGGTGCAGATG GTCGCTTGTGGATGGAAGGCTTCAACATTGTCCAGTGTGGAAATTACGCACAATCAGTACCTACGGCCATACCAGTTGCTCAGGTGCCTCAGCTACGTTACCAGTCAGAGGATGAACTAGCGGCGAGGCGAACACGCAGTCACATCACAATCTCATCGTCAGTTGGGTCCCCTATAAACCCGCTCCAGCGCTCTCCGATCAGAGCGACTCCATTGCGAGTCGGTTCATACCCCCGGTCGACAGAGGTGTCCGTCTGTACTGCTGTGAATATAGGTTCGGCTTTTCCGGCCATTATGATCACGACCCGAAAATAG
- the LOC118473947 gene encoding reticuline oxidase-like — MYTNSSPTSLLLGILSILLSTHPHVIASQSPRDNGVRARSLSTCLLASGVRNFSMAGSPGYATIFDFSIQNLRFAAPGIRKPEAVVLPTSRRGLQRAVLCARSASLAIRVRSGGHSYEGQSYTVSGGVLDGKAPFVVIDLMNLNKVRVHAASATAWAESGATLGEVYHAVAHSSPSNRSSLALTAASCSTIGLGGHISGGGFGPVSRKFMLAADNVLDALLVDAVGRVLDRRAMGEDVFWAIRGGGGGSWGVVYAWKLRLVPVPDTVTVFTPRREGSVDAMAGLVYRWQFVGPALPDEFYLSASLTIGSSSSSSQEDRDLRNVAFTGLVLGPKEMAMSVLNERFPELGLAEAEVSEMSWVESAARLAGLSSVDELTSRVSKTKYYGKNKSDYVQRPISRDSLAAILRYLSDGPPAGYVTMDPYGGAMARLSATATPFPHRAGNLYALQYGVTWDSDAGEASVSARIQWLRSLYAYMTPHVSSNPRAAYVNYIDIDLMGFDESLGPVRLASSVSHARATWGAAYFTVENFDRLVRAKTRIDPANVFYNAQSIPLH; from the coding sequence ATGTACACCAATAGCTCCCCAACTTCCTTACTTCTAGGCATACTCAGCATACTCTTATCAACGCATCCCCATGTCATCGCGTCGCAGTCTCCGCGCGACAATGGCGTGCGCGCCAGGTCCTTGTCGACCTGCCTACTGGCCTCCGGCGTCCGTAACTTCTCCATGGCCGGGTCTCCGGGCTACGCCACCATCTTCGACTTCTCCATCCAGAACCTCCGCTTCGCAGCCCCGGGGATCCGCAAGCCGGAGGCTGTCGTGCTGCCCACCTCCAGGCGCGGCCTCCAGCGCGCGGTTCTCTGCGCGCGTAGTGCGTCGCTGGCCATCCGCGTGCGCAGCGGCGGGCACAGCTACGAGGGCCAGTCCTACACCGTCTCCGGCGGCGTGCTGGACGGTAAAGCCCCCTTTGTTGTGATCGACCTCATGAACCTGAACAAGGTCCGTGTCCACGCCGCGTCAGCCACGGCGTGGGCGGAGTCCGGCGCGACGCTAGGCGAGGTCTATCACGCGGTGGCGCACTCGTCGCCGTCGAACCGGTCGTCCCTGGCGCTCACCGCCGCGTCGTGCTCCACGATCGGTttgggcggacacatctccggcggcGGCTTCGGACCGGTGTCCCGGAAGTTCATGCTCGCGGCCGACAACGTGCTAGACGCGCTGCTCGTCGACGCGGTGGGCAGAGTCCTGGACCGCAGAGCCATGGGCGAGGACGTGTTCTGGGCCATCCGCGGCGGCGGAGGCGGCAGCTGGGGAGTCGTCTACGCCTGGAAGCTCCGGCTCGTCCCTGTTCCCGACACCGTGACGGTGTTCACGCCGAGAAGGGAAGGTTCGGTGGACGCCATGGCGGGCCTCGTGTACAGGTGGCAGTTCGTGGGGCCTGCTCTGCCGGACGAGTTTTACCTCTCGGCCTCGCTCACGATCGGTAGCTCGTCGTCGTCATCACAGGAAGACCGAGATCTTCGCAACGTGGCATTCACGGGGCTGGTGCTTGGGCCAAAGGAGATGGCCATGTCGGTGCTGAACGAGAGGTTCCCAGAGCTGGGCCTCGCCGAGGCGGAGGTGTCGGAGATGAGCTGGGTCGAGTCGGCAGCACGGCTCGCCGGGCTGAGCTCGGTGGACGAGCTCACCAGCAGGGTATCCAAGACCAAGTACTACGGCAAGAACAAGTCCGACTACGTGCAGCGGCCCATCTCGAGGGATTCCCTAGCCGCCATCCTACGGTACCTCTCCGACGGGCCGCCGGCGGGGTACGTGACCATGGACCCCTACGGTGGCGCCATGGCACGCTTGAGCGCCACGGCGACGCCGTTCCCGCACCGCGCGGGCAACCTGTACGCCCTTCAGTACGGCGTCACGTGGGACTCGGACGCCGGCGAGGCCAGCGTGAGTGCACGCATACAATGGCTCCGGTCACTGTACGCGTACATGACGCCGCACGTGTCGTCCAACCCACGCGCCGCGTACGTAAACTACATTGACATCGACCTCATGGGCTTTGACGAGAGCCTCGGCCCGGTCAGATTGGCATCGTCGGTGAGCCATGCGCGGGCGACCTGGGGCGCGGCGTACTTCACCGTGGAGAACTTCGACCGGCTCGTCCGGGCCAAGACGCGAATAGATCCTGCCAATGTCTTTTACAATGCCCAAAGCATACCATTGCATTAG
- the LOC103633461 gene encoding uncharacterized protein translates to MARPPPAGAISSRWRPIILSGLWRSRQKKGRAFSYMRNLIAVLHAMEPQVLEDPHFLERCLILDGVPASVSSLDLFQSIVGVQTAVLVRDIQTGFRVALLVFDALDSTIQTPREGLFATCTPATWHGKEVSVRTSILDGVAEGSARRCTALVLRSLVPPQYILADQDRDFHLRCILIGARSGSTISQGAHGLCDMAWKVLFVRAYVVAAIVRSDREAGVLVYDDTESTELVARRAPPLMYKLGLKLYDSSLFPMRADPTDRDACMLRRLLPPCVADGEESYRHRVLLLVGMDTQKLDAAELAHFLQFEADLVHAAEAVIIHRSEGLVVVVLGSSEDTTRLRQTPEETWIRFFGQKPSCANVYGFGGPDISSEQKKKEQQHQPVMTMGDTAAFQQVRELREGDSDTIALVHCLIRFCALATPECVLRSGFPERCLLLSGVVHGTTLFDLSARLSAFGDHHVSLHDLERKALVVFVCWDGAARLLREPQDTWKGLGFLECTRVPGAAEHAGVIVQEVMDQLLQ, encoded by the exons ATGGCTCGCCCTCCTCCCGCCGGTGCCATATCGTCGCGTTGGCGCCCCATCATCCTATCTGGCCTGTGGCGTTCCAGACAG AAGAAAGGTCGGGCCTTCAGCTACATGAGGAATCTAATTGCAGTTCTTCATGCCATGGAACCACAAGTGTTGGAGGATCCCCACTTCCTGGAGAGATGCCTGATTCTCGACGGCGTCCCAGCCAGTGTCAGTTCGTTGGACTTGTTTCAGAGTATCGTGGGTGTGCAGACGGCCGTTTTGGTGCGAGACATCCAGACTGGCTTCAGGGTTGCTCTCCTCGTCTTCGATGCCCTTGACAGTACGATCCAGACACCGCGGGAAGGCCTCTTTGCCACCTGCACTCCG GCTACTTGGCACGGCAAGGAGGTCTCAGTACGCACGTCCATCCTAGACGGCGTTGCAGAAGGTTCCGCGAGAAGATGCACGGCACTGGTGCTTCGGTCGCTTGTACCGCCACAGTACATCCTTGCTGACCAAGACCGGGACTTCCACCTGAGATGCATTCTCATCGGAGCTCGCAGTGGAAGCACAATCAGCCAAGGAGCCCACGGATTGTGTGACATGGCCTGGAAAGTACTATTTGTTCGGGCCTACGTGGTTGCCGCAATCGTCCGCAGTGACCGAGAAGCTGGCGTCCTCGTGTACGACGACACCGAGAGCACAGAGCTGGTGGCCCGGAGGGCGCCTCCGTTGATGTACAAGTTGGGGCTGAAGCTGTACGATTCGTCGCTGTTTCCGATGCGTGCTGATCCTACAGATCGAGATGCCTGCATGCTCCGCCGGCTGCTGCCACCGTGTGTCGCAGATGGCGAGGAGAGTTACCGGCATCGCGTGTTGCTGTTGGTTGGGATGGATACTCAGAAGCTCGACGCTGCAGAGCTTGCACACTTCCTGCAGTTTGAAGCGGATCTCGTCCACGCCGCCGAGGCAGTGATCATCCACCGGTCAGAGGGACTTGTTGTCGTGGTGCTGGGAAGCTCGGAGGACACGACGCGTCTGCGGCAGACGCCTGAGGAGACATGGATACGGTTCTTTGGACAGAAACCCAGCTGTGCCAATGTCTATGGATTTGGAGGACCAGATATCTCATCtgagcagaagaagaaggagcagcAGCACCAGCCTGTGATGACGATGGGGGACACTGCAGCATTTCAGCAGGTGCGGGAACTCAGGGAAGGTGACAGTGACACTATCGCGCTCGTCCACTGTCTCATCAGGTTTTGTGCTTTGGCAACCCCTGAATGTGTTCTCAGAAGTGGCTTCCCGGAGAGATGTTTGCTTCTATCAGGTGTTGTCCATGGCACTACATTATTTGATCTCTCGGCTAGGCTTTCTGCCTTTGGTGACCATCATGTGTCACTACACGATCTGGAGCGGAAGGCGTTGGTCGTCTTCGTGTGTTGGGATGGTGCAGCCAGGCTGTTAAGGGAGCCGCAGGATACCTGGAAAGGTTTGGGGTTCCTCGAGTGCACCCGGGTGCCTGGTGCTGCTGAGCACGCTGGGGTCATCGTCCAAGAGGTCATGGACCAGTTGCTGCAGTAA